A part of Macaca mulatta isolate MMU2019108-1 chromosome 12, T2T-MMU8v2.0, whole genome shotgun sequence genomic DNA contains:
- the CFLAR gene encoding CASP8 and FADD-like apoptosis regulator isoform X4 encodes MSAEVIHQVEEALDTDEKEMLLFLCRDVAVDVVPPNVRDLLDILRERGKLSVGDLAELLYRVRRFDLLKRILKMDRKAVETHLLRNPHLVSDYRVLMAEIGEDLDKSDVSSLIFLMKDYMGRGKISKEKSFLDLVVELEKLNLVAPDQLDLLEKCLKNIHRIDLKTKIQKYKQSAQGAGAGYKNVLQAAIQKSLKDPSNNFRMIAPYVHFPDL; translated from the exons ATGTCTGCTGAGGTCATCCATCAGGTCGAAGAAGCACTTGACACAGATGAGAAGGAGATGCTGCTCTTTTTGTGCCGGGATGTTGCTGTAGATGTGGTTCCACCTAATGTCAGGGACCTTCTGGATATTTTACGTGAAAGAGGTAAGCTGTCTGTCGGGGACTTGGCTGAACTGCTCTACAGAGTGAGGCGATTTGACCTGCTCAAACGGATCTTGAAGATGGACAGAAAAGCTGTGGAGACCCACCTGCTCAGGAACCCTCACCTTGTTTCGGACTATAG AGTGCTGATGGCAGAGATCGGTGAGGATTTAGATAAATCTGATGTATCCTCATTAATTTTCCTCATGAAGGATTACATGGGCCGAGGCAAGATAAGCAAGGAGAAg AGTTTCTTGGACCTTGTGGTTGAGTTGGAGAAACTAAATCTGGTTGCCCCAGATCAACTGGATTTATTAGAAAAATGCCTAAAGAACATCCACAGAATAGACCTGAAGACAAAAATCCAGAAATACAAGCAGTCTG CTCAAGGAGCAGGGGCAGGTTATAAGAATGTTCTCCAAGCAGCAATCCAAAAGAGTCTCAAGGACCCTTCAAATAACTTCAGG aTGATAGCACCCTATGTCCATTTTCCTGACTTGTAA
- the CFLAR gene encoding CASP8 and FADD-like apoptosis regulator isoform X5: protein MSAEVIHQVEEALDTDEKEMLLFLCRDVAVDVVPPNVRDLLDILRERGKLSVGDLAELLYRVRRFDLLKRILKMDRKAVETHLLRNPHLVSDYRVLMAEIGEDLDKSDVSSLIFLMKDYMGRGKISKEKSFLDLVVELEKLNLVAPDQLDLLEKCLKNIHRIDLKTKIQKYKQSGGWNGTQMTKAPFSLWLEITSLYILHISDLPTPLPCIFMISAKCCQAVLNISVFKKESGICTGWQSYGHSGVLHVC, encoded by the exons ATGTCTGCTGAGGTCATCCATCAGGTCGAAGAAGCACTTGACACAGATGAGAAGGAGATGCTGCTCTTTTTGTGCCGGGATGTTGCTGTAGATGTGGTTCCACCTAATGTCAGGGACCTTCTGGATATTTTACGTGAAAGAGGTAAGCTGTCTGTCGGGGACTTGGCTGAACTGCTCTACAGAGTGAGGCGATTTGACCTGCTCAAACGGATCTTGAAGATGGACAGAAAAGCTGTGGAGACCCACCTGCTCAGGAACCCTCACCTTGTTTCGGACTATAG AGTGCTGATGGCAGAGATCGGTGAGGATTTAGATAAATCTGATGTATCCTCATTAATTTTCCTCATGAAGGATTACATGGGCCGAGGCAAGATAAGCAAGGAGAAg AGTTTCTTGGACCTTGTGGTTGAGTTGGAGAAACTAAATCTGGTTGCCCCAGATCAACTGGATTTATTAGAAAAATGCCTAAAGAACATCCACAGAATAGACCTGAAGACAAAAATCCAGAAATACAAGCAGTCTG GTGGATGGAATGGAACCCAGATGACCAAAGCCCCCTTTAGCTTGTGGCTAGAAATCACGTCCCTTTATATTCTTCATATCTCAGATCTGCCAACTCCATTGCCCTGTATATTCATGATCTCTGCAAAATGCTGCCAAGCAGTTCTTAACATTTCAGTCTTCAAGAAAGAATCTGGGATCTGCACAGGCTGGCAGAGCTATGGACATTCAGGAGTTTTGCATGTATGCTGA